GTGCCCTATTACTTCCTTGGTGTCCTGGCGCTCGCGGTGCACGGAGCCTGTGGCGTGCGCCACGTTTTGGTAGAGCATGAGCGGCCTCGCCTCGCAGGTCGGGCATTCGCGACGATTGTGGCAGGAGGCGGGGTTGTTGCCCTCGTGATTATCGTGGCGCTCGTAGCAGGGTCGTTGTCCCATTGAGGCCGGTGTCCAGAATGAGCGGGAACTCGAACGAAGTTCGAACCGGTGGGAGCCGTGGGCTTTCAGCCCACGGTTTTCCGGTCTCATAATGTATGGGCTTTAGCCCTGGGCCTTTACGTGATGGTGACAGAGCCCCGACGCTTCTATGACCTTGAATCAGCGGGCTGAAGCCCGCTGCTCCCACCGGTTCGTAACCTTATCCAGATTGCTCGGCCGACATTCTTTTTACCCATCCTGGTCGAGGAGTGGGTGTTAAATACAACCCAGCAACTATGATTAAAAGAGCGTGACTTACACCATCGCAGCCTTTTACCGGTTCCTCTCGATCGCAGAGCCGAAAGCTCTCGCGGCAGAGTTACGTCGTCTCTTCCAGGACTCGGACCTGCTCGGCACTCTGCTGATTGCCGAAGAAGGCATCAATGGCACGATGGCCGGCTCTGCCGAAACCATCGACCGGCTGCTGGCGACTCTCGCCGAGAAGGTCGGCCTGGACCGCGCCGAAGTAAAGTTCACCGCTTCCAAAACAGAGCCCTTCCGCAAGCTGCGTTTTGCCGTAAAGCGGGAGATCATCACTTTCCGTCAGAACGTCAATCCCAACCAGCCAGGCACCTATGTCCAACCCGACGACTGGAACGAACTGATCGCACAGGAGGATGTATTGGTCCTCGATACCCGCAACAGTTACGAGACAGAGGTCGGCACCTTTGAGAGGGCGGTACTGCCGCAGACGGCCAGCTTCTCTGAGTTTGCTGCGTACGTACGTCAGAATCTGGATCCGGCAAAGCATCGCAAGGTAGCGATGTTTTGCACGGGCGGCATTCGCTGCGAGAAGGCCTCCGCCTTCATGCTGCAGGAGGGCTTTGAAGAGGTGTATCACCTAAGAGGCGGCATCCTGCGTTACCTGGAGCAGGTCCCTGAGCAGGAGAGCAAATGGCAGGGACAGTGCTACATCTTCGATAAGCGCACCGTGGTCACCCCGGAAGACTTCCAGTAAGTAGTGCATTTTCCCTGTTGCTGGGTATCCCGGAAGGGCGGGCAGCGGCGCTTTCATTGCGGAAAACGCCCATAGATCGAGAAACCCTGCACTACACCTACAGGGAAAATGCTCTAGCCCTAAAACTTATATCCCTTCCACAAATACTCCAGCGCCTCTGCCAGCGTCTGCTGTTTCACCGTTCGATCGGTATGCCCGGCATTGCGAGCGAAGACGAACTGGTAGTGGTAGCCCTTCGCCTTCAGCACTCGCGCCATATTCTCGTTGGCTACCACCCAGTCGTGCATGTTGTCGCGCATGGCATTAGGATTCAGATGATCGCGGTCACCCACCTCCATCCACAGACGTATCGGCTTCCGTGCGGACTGTGGGATCAGGTGTTCATGAAACTCCCACGCTCCATGCGGAGTCTTCGGGTCGCTCGGCCACTGCTGGTTCACATATGTGCCGGAGTAGGTCAGGACGCGATGGTAAAGCTCCGGGTGATACCAGGCCATGATCAGAGCGCATGACCCGCCCGAGCTTCCGCCCATACTGGCGCGGCCCTCTGGATCATGCGTAAGCTTCACATGAAACTGCGACTCCACCTTCGGTAAAACCTCCTGCTCGACAAACTCCGCATAGCGCCCCGACATGGTGTCGTACTCAAGGCCGCGTTCACTGCCCTGGGCATCGCCACTGCCGTTTGAGATGGAGATGGCAATCATCGGCGGAACCTTATGTGCGGCGATCAGCGAGTCGAGCACAGTGAAGAGCAGCGTATCCGGCCCATCGGCGCCGACAATGAAGGGCGCGGCTGTGCCCGCAACATACTGCTTCGGCACGTAGACCGTGACCTTGCGCGTATAGGGGGCGGGATGGCTGGTGGTGACGATCAGCTTCGCCGGATCGTTCGGATCGGGAGTGCCGAAGGTATTCGCCTCCCGCGCAATGCCCGGATAGATCTTGCTGTCGGCCGAGCTCAGGACAAACTCGCCGACATCGCCATGCGGTATTCCTTCGTGAGCGACGGCCTCTGGTGCGGGCTGATGTGTCGGCCCAAGAATGAAGTTGCCATCCTGGTCCGCTGGCGGAAGCTCCCCATCGACCAGATCTTTCGCCTCGACATAACCGGGCGTGTGCGCATCACGTGTCGGCGCCGGTGGCCGGACCGGTGTCGTGGACGGTGTCGCGGTTTGTGCATCCGCTCCCGCGCAGGTTGCCAGCAGAAGGACGGCACAGGAGAGACGGTAGAGAGACAGACGCATCGCAGCTTTCACCTCGCCGCGAAGTATATCCCGTGAGATCCGCCGCCTACTTCAATATCAATTTCATTGCGTAAAGATCCAACACGAAGCCGGATGTCTGCATATAGAGATCTTTCCCAGCATTCGCGAAAATCCAGTCGCGATGATCCTGGCGTTTCGTCATGATATGGGCAGGGCTGAGTGTCAGATTTTTCCCGTCGACCTGGAATGAGAGTTCAGAAACATCGATCGCATCGTTGCTCTCTGTGCCGCCGAGTCCGATGATCTCATTCTTTCCCGCTCTTCCGTGCTGTTGCAGATAGTCAGAGAACTTGCGGGCAAACGGCGCATAGATGTCAGTTGTA
This genomic window from Terriglobus albidus contains:
- a CDS encoding rhodanese-related sulfurtransferase; its protein translation is MTYTIAAFYRFLSIAEPKALAAELRRLFQDSDLLGTLLIAEEGINGTMAGSAETIDRLLATLAEKVGLDRAEVKFTASKTEPFRKLRFAVKREIITFRQNVNPNQPGTYVQPDDWNELIAQEDVLVLDTRNSYETEVGTFERAVLPQTASFSEFAAYVRQNLDPAKHRKVAMFCTGGIRCEKASAFMLQEGFEEVYHLRGGILRYLEQVPEQESKWQGQCYIFDKRTVVTPEDFQ
- a CDS encoding alpha/beta hydrolase, with product MRLSLYRLSCAVLLLATCAGADAQTATPSTTPVRPPAPTRDAHTPGYVEAKDLVDGELPPADQDGNFILGPTHQPAPEAVAHEGIPHGDVGEFVLSSADSKIYPGIAREANTFGTPDPNDPAKLIVTTSHPAPYTRKVTVYVPKQYVAGTAAPFIVGADGPDTLLFTVLDSLIAAHKVPPMIAISISNGSGDAQGSERGLEYDTMSGRYAEFVEQEVLPKVESQFHVKLTHDPEGRASMGGSSGGSCALIMAWYHPELYHRVLTYSGTYVNQQWPSDPKTPHGAWEFHEHLIPQSARKPIRLWMEVGDRDHLNPNAMRDNMHDWVVANENMARVLKAKGYHYQFVFARNAGHTDRTVKQQTLAEALEYLWKGYKF